A segment of the uncultured Treponema sp. genome:
ATATATTCGCGGCGGCTGTTCTCCCATCGGAATGAAACGGAAATACAGAACTTTTATTGATGAGACAGTTTTGCTTTATGACAAAGTTTATGTCAGTGCAGGAATCCGCGGACTTCAGCTTGTGCTTTCTCCTTCAGATTTGATAAAAGCTAGCGACGCCCAGCCAGTTGATTTGATTCTTTAGCCAAAATTTTTGCCGGATATATTTTCAGCGGATTTCAAAATTGGAATTCGTTGTTTGAAATTATCGACTTTTTGCGATTTCTATAGTAAAATTATTTCCATGAAAACACACACTTTTAAAGGCGGAATCTTTCCGTTGGAAATGAAGGAGCTTACAAATAAATGCCCGATAAAAGAGGCGTTTCCTTCTTCTAAAACGGTTACGATTCCAATCACCATGGGCGGCGCTCCAAACACTCCGCTCGTAAAAGTCGGAGATTCTGTTGCAAAAGGACAGAAAATTGCTTCGGGTGAAAAATTCATGTCAGTGCCCGTTCATTCTTCTATTTCAGGAAAAGTAAAGAAGATTCAGAATTTTACTGTTACTGGCGGAATGACTGCGCCTTGCATTGTGATTGAGGCTGACGGTTCGGATAATGTTGAATTTATGGATCCGCTAGATCCGTTTACATGCGGAAAAGAAAAAGTTCTTGAGCGGATAAAAGAAGCTGGAATTGTCGGAATGGGCGGCGCGTCTTTTCCTGCGCACGTAAAATTAAATCCTCCAGAAGATAAAGAAATCGATTATGTTCTTGTCAACGCCGCTGAATGCGAGCCTTATCTTACTTGCGATGAGCGGACAATGATTGAAACTCCGGAAAAACTCATAGACGGACTTGCGATAATTTTGAATCTTGTTGGCGCGGCTGGAATAATTGCGCTTGAAGACAACAAGGCCTACATAAAACCTTCTCTTGAAAAAATCATAGTTGAAAAAGGCTACGCAGACGATATGCGCGTTATGCTCGTCAAAACAAAATATCCGCAGGGCTCTGAAAAATTTATAGTTTCGTCTTGCCTTGGCGTTGAAATTCCTTCTGGAAAACTCCCTGCCGATGCTGGCGTGATTATTTCAAATGTTGGAACTGTCTGCGCGATAAGCGATGCTTTCAGGCTCGGAAAACCTTTGATTGAACGCAGCCTTACAATTTCCGGCGGCGCAGTAGAAAATCCGTGCAATTTAAAAGTTCCAGTCGGAACAATGATTTCAGATTTGTCTCCTGAATATTTTTCTTTAAAAGAAAATTCGGCTGTGAAAATTATTTCCGGCGGCCCGATGATGGGCTTTGCGATGCCTGATATGAATTTTCCAGTTGCAAAAGGAACAAGCGGAATTACTTTCCTCACAAAAGATGAAACTTATCTTGTTGACGAAGAGCAGTGCATTGGCTGCGGAATGTGTGTGTCTGTCTGCGCAATGCATTTAAGTCCGGTTCTTATGGTTCGTGAGCTTAAGGCTGAAAATATTTCAAATGCAAAAAAACTTGGTCTTATGGACTGCATTGAATGCGGATGCTGCGCTTATGCTTGCCCGGCGAATGTTAGACTTGTTCAGCGTTTCAGAATTGGAAAGTCGATTGTAAGAGAACAGATTGCGGCGGCAAAAGCAAAGGAGGCTGTAAAAAAATGAACTCTGAAAATAAAATGTTTCTTTCTTCTAGCCCGCATTTTACAGCTGGGCTTTCAACTCAAAAAATAATGCTTGCGGTTTTGATTTCGCTGCTTCCTGAATGTGTTTATGGCGTTATTGTTTTTGGACTTCCTGCCTTGGCGACAATTCTTGTTTCTGTTGCTTCATGCTTTGTTTTTGAATTTTTGTTTCAGAAAATCACCCGTCAAAAAATTGTTGTTTCAAATTTATCTTGCTGTGTGACTGGCGTTTTGCTTGCTCTTGTAATTCCGTCTACAACGCCTTTGTGGATGACAGTTCTTGGCGCGTTGGTTGCGATTGTTATTGCGAAGGGACTTTTCGGAGGAATCGGAAGCAACGTTTTTAATCCGGCGCTTACTGGACGAGCTTTTGTGTTTATAAGTTTTCCGGTTGCTTTGGGCGCGTCTTGGTTTAATCCGGCGACTGATGCAATTTCAAGCGCGACAGTTTTGAGCCAAGTTAAGGCAGGCTCTTTTGTTGCTGACAGTTCAGTTTATCTTCAGTATTTTTTTGGAAACCGCGCTGGCTGTACTGGCGAAACTTCAATTCTTTTGATTTTGCTTTCCTTTGCTTTCCTTGCTTTTACAAAGATAATCGACTGGAGAGCGCCTGTTGCGATGGTCGGAACTGTTGCTGTCTGCACATTGATTTCCGGCGGAGATGTTCTCTTTGCGCTTTTGAGCGGAGGACTTTTGTTCGGGGCAACTTTTATGGTTACTGACTATTCGACTGCTCCTGTTACAAAAAAAGGCCGGCTTGTGTTTGGCTTTGGCTGCGGACTTATAACTTTCCTGATAAGAAAATTCGGCGGATACCCGGAAGGTGTAATGTTCAGCATTTTGATTATGAATGCAGTTGCTCCGTTCCTGAATAATCTTTCCGCAAGAAAATATGGCTACGGAAAAAAAGGAAACAGAAAACCTGCTCCAAAAAAAATAATTCAGGATTTTGATGTTTCAAATGCAGTTCCTTTAGAACAGAAAAAAAATGCGGAGGCTGAAAAATGAGCCAGAAAAATTCAGTCTTGGAAATGCTTGGACTTGGAATTGTCCTTGCGATTTATGCGATGGCGGCTTGCACAGTTCTTGCTGTTGTAAATAATTTTACTTACGGGCGGATTGCGCAGAATAAACTTAACAAAGCGAATGCCGCAATGAAAGCTGTTGTAAAAGACGCTGATTCTTTTGAAGCCGTTGATTCATTTCCTGCAGCTTCAAATTCTTCTATTACAATACAAAATATTTTTATTGCAAAACAAGGTGAAAACGTAATTGGCGGAGTTGCCCAAGTTTCAGGTCCGACTTATGACAAAGGTACAATCATGGTTGGAATGAGAGCCGACGGAACTGTTACAGGCTTGCAGTTTTTGGAGCTTACTGATTCTCCGGGATTCGGCTTGAAGGCAAATGATCCGACATTTACGCTTGCCAACGGAAAAACATTTTACGGACAATTTGAAGGAAAAAATGCCAAAGACGGATTTGTTGCCGGTCAGACTTTTGACTCTATTTCCGGGGCGACAATAACTAGCGTTGGCATTGGCAATCTTATTTCCGCAGGAACAGAATGTCTTTTAAAAGTTCTTGACGGACAGGAGTTGAATTAATATGAACAAGCAGCTTCAAATTTTTACAAACGGTTTCTTAAAGGAAAATCCGCTTTTGGTTTTAAATATCGGCTTGTGTTCTTCGCTTGGAGTTACAACAAGTATTTTTAACGGACTTGGAATGGGAATGAGCATGACGTTCGTTCTTTTTATGAGCGAGCTTGTAATCAGCATTTTTAGAAAATGTATTCCCAACGCAATCCGTCTTCCAATTTTTATAATTATTATCGCGGCGTTTACAACTATTGTTCAGTTTGTGCTTCAGGCTTATGTTGAATCTTTGTACGATGCGCTGGGAGTTTTTCTTCCGCTGATTGTTGTAAACTGCATTATCATGGGACGCGTTGAATCTTTTGCTTCAAAGAACAATGTCGGAAATTCTATTCTTGATGCGCTCGGAATGGGAATTGGCTACACTTGCGTTCTCGTTGTGATTTCGCTTGTGCGTGAATTTTTTGGCGGCGGAACTTTGATGGCTGGAACTTCTGTAAAACTTGAGCTTATTCCTGAAGCATACAGAATTGGAATTTTAAACAGCGCGCCGGGCGGCTTCATTGTTTTTGGACTTCTTGGAGCGGCAGTTCAGGCTTTGAAAAATAAAAAGGAGGCTGCAAAATGACTGATATGATTCAGCTTTTTATAAAGTCAGCAATTGTTGACAACGTTGTTTTTATTCAGTATTTGGCAATCTGTCCTTTTATTGGAATGACCGCCGAAACTGGCAAAGCTTCTGGAATGGGACTTGCTACAACTTTTGTTATCATTCTTGCAACTGTTGTTACTTGGCCTTTGTATAAATTTGTGATGATTCCGCTTGGACTGGAATTTTTGCAGACATTGTTTTTCATTCTTGTAATTGCCTCTCTTGTTCAGCTTGTTGAATTTTATCTGAAAAAATCTGCGCCGGGACTTTACTCTTCAATGGGCGTTTATCTTGCGCTGATTACAACAAACTGCGCGGTTCTTGGCGTTACAATAAACTGCATAAGCAAAGACTACAATTATATTCAGAGCATTGTTTACGCTTTTGGAACAGCCTGCGGATTTCTTTTGAGCATGGTGATTATGTCGGGCGTAAGAAGCAGAATTAAAATTGCGAAAATTCCTGAAGCTTTTAAGGGAACTCCAATTCTTTATGTTGCTGCCGGACTTTTGAGCCTTGCGTTTTTAGGCTTTAAAGGTCTTATAAAATAATTCAGCGGAGGAACTTTATGAATACGATTATTTTAACAGTTGTTGTTGCTCTGCTGATTGGTTTTATTCTTGGCACGCTTCTGGGACTTTTTAAAAAAATATTTTCAGTTGAAGTTGATCCAAAAGTTTCCCAAGCAAGAGAAGCTCTTCCCGGAGCTAACTGCGGAGGCTGCGGATATGCCGGCTGCGATTCGTTTGCTGTGGCTGTCGTAAAAGGTGAAGCTCCTGCGAACGGTTGTGTTGCGGGCGGACCATCAGTTTCAGCGGCGTTAAATAAAATTTTGGGCTTGTCAGGCGATGAATCTGATTCTGCAAAAAAGGCTGCGGTTCTTGCTTGCCACGGAACAAATGAATGCGCCGGAACAAAAGGAATTTACAACGGCGTTCAGACTTGCAAAGCCGCTCAGCTTT
Coding sequences within it:
- the rsxC gene encoding electron transport complex subunit RsxC, yielding MKTHTFKGGIFPLEMKELTNKCPIKEAFPSSKTVTIPITMGGAPNTPLVKVGDSVAKGQKIASGEKFMSVPVHSSISGKVKKIQNFTVTGGMTAPCIVIEADGSDNVEFMDPLDPFTCGKEKVLERIKEAGIVGMGGASFPAHVKLNPPEDKEIDYVLVNAAECEPYLTCDERTMIETPEKLIDGLAIILNLVGAAGIIALEDNKAYIKPSLEKIIVEKGYADDMRVMLVKTKYPQGSEKFIVSSCLGVEIPSGKLPADAGVIISNVGTVCAISDAFRLGKPLIERSLTISGGAVENPCNLKVPVGTMISDLSPEYFSLKENSAVKIISGGPMMGFAMPDMNFPVAKGTSGITFLTKDETYLVDEEQCIGCGMCVSVCAMHLSPVLMVRELKAENISNAKKLGLMDCIECGCCAYACPANVRLVQRFRIGKSIVREQIAAAKAKEAVKK
- a CDS encoding RnfABCDGE type electron transport complex subunit D, translating into MNSENKMFLSSSPHFTAGLSTQKIMLAVLISLLPECVYGVIVFGLPALATILVSVASCFVFEFLFQKITRQKIVVSNLSCCVTGVLLALVIPSTTPLWMTVLGALVAIVIAKGLFGGIGSNVFNPALTGRAFVFISFPVALGASWFNPATDAISSATVLSQVKAGSFVADSSVYLQYFFGNRAGCTGETSILLILLSFAFLAFTKIIDWRAPVAMVGTVAVCTLISGGDVLFALLSGGLLFGATFMVTDYSTAPVTKKGRLVFGFGCGLITFLIRKFGGYPEGVMFSILIMNAVAPFLNNLSARKYGYGKKGNRKPAPKKIIQDFDVSNAVPLEQKKNAEAEK
- a CDS encoding FMN-binding protein → MSQKNSVLEMLGLGIVLAIYAMAACTVLAVVNNFTYGRIAQNKLNKANAAMKAVVKDADSFEAVDSFPAASNSSITIQNIFIAKQGENVIGGVAQVSGPTYDKGTIMVGMRADGTVTGLQFLELTDSPGFGLKANDPTFTLANGKTFYGQFEGKNAKDGFVAGQTFDSISGATITSVGIGNLISAGTECLLKVLDGQELN
- the rsxE gene encoding electron transport complex subunit RsxE, with amino-acid sequence MNKQLQIFTNGFLKENPLLVLNIGLCSSLGVTTSIFNGLGMGMSMTFVLFMSELVISIFRKCIPNAIRLPIFIIIIAAFTTIVQFVLQAYVESLYDALGVFLPLIVVNCIIMGRVESFASKNNVGNSILDALGMGIGYTCVLVVISLVREFFGGGTLMAGTSVKLELIPEAYRIGILNSAPGGFIVFGLLGAAVQALKNKKEAAK
- a CDS encoding RnfABCDGE type electron transport complex subunit A, with the translated sequence MTDMIQLFIKSAIVDNVVFIQYLAICPFIGMTAETGKASGMGLATTFVIILATVVTWPLYKFVMIPLGLEFLQTLFFILVIASLVQLVEFYLKKSAPGLYSSMGVYLALITTNCAVLGVTINCISKDYNYIQSIVYAFGTACGFLLSMVIMSGVRSRIKIAKIPEAFKGTPILYVAAGLLSLAFLGFKGLIK